From the genome of Aphelocoma coerulescens isolate FSJ_1873_10779 chromosome 26, UR_Acoe_1.0, whole genome shotgun sequence, one region includes:
- the ETV7 gene encoding transcription factor ETV7, translated as MQGKVAISSSSPVVAVSLPAPSQARPSPISTGEIFKLPGRLRIQPSLWSKDDVIHWLRWAEKEYSLRPTDESKFEMNGKALCILTKDDFRHRAPSSGDVLYEILQFIKTQRRALVCSPLLNSPFRKAGSMEEGTDCSAEAAPVVSSWLGCAEQPLFHSHTQPLNLSHHSSESSCRPGAICSFPATLSAPVDGKIADCRLLWEYVYQLLSDRRYEPYIRWEDKDAKVFRVVNPNGLAQLWGNHKNRMNMTYEKMSRALRHYYKLNIIKKEPGQKLLFRFLKTPGEVVHEKSSKLEQLENEDHEDSKEDPLEVSP; from the exons ATGCAG GGCAAAGTGGCCATCAGCTCTTCCAGCCCCGTGGTGGCAGTGTCCTtaccagccccttcccaggccAGACCATCACCCATCAGCACTGGGGAGATCTTCAAGCTTCCAGGGAGGCTGA GAATCCAGCCCTCACTGTGGAGCAAGGACGACGTGATCCACTGGCTGCGGTGGGCTGAGAAGGAATATTCCCTGCGGCCCACTGACGAGAGCAAGTTCGAAATGAACGGCAAAGCCTTGTGCATCCTCACCAAGGATGACTTCAGACACCGAGCTCCGAGCTCAG GGGATGTGCTTTATGAAATACTCCAGTTCATTAAGACTCAGAGAAGAGCTCTGGTGTGCAGCCCCTTGCTGAACTCACCCTTCAGGAAAGCTGGGAGCATGGAGGAAG gtaCAGACTGCAGtgctgaggctgccccagttGTTTCCTCATGGCtgggctgtgcagagcagcccctgTTCCACAGCCACACGCAGCCACTGAACCTCTCCCACCACAGCTCAGAGAGTAGCTGCAGGCCAGGTGCCATCTGCTCTTTTCCTGCAACTCTGTCGGCCCCAGTGGATGGGAAAATTGCAG ACTGCAGGCTGCTGTGGGAATACGTGTACCAGCTCCTGTCCGACCGCCGCTACGAGCCCTACATCAGGTGGGAGGACAAGGACGCCAAGGTCTTCCGGGTCGTCAACCCAAACGGGcttgcccagctctggggcaaCCACAAG AACCGGATGAACATGACCTATGAGAAGATGTCACGAGCGCTCAGACACTACTACAAACTCAACATCATCAAAAAGGAGCCAGGGCAGAAGCTGTTGTTCAG GTTTTTGAAGACTCCTGGGGAGGTTGTCCATGAGAAATCCAGCAAactggagcagctggagaatGAGGACCATGAAGATTCAAAGGAAGACCCACTGGAGGTTTCACCATAA